A single genomic interval of Antarcticibacterium arcticum harbors:
- a CDS encoding YqaA family protein → MKNKDVKSKKKSRLRLLHQYYSYTGFYRFVGKSVKKAIIPILLVIAAVLALDFYVLDLNKLLVTVTETYPPAGIIAVFLASESILGLIPPELFIAWAGKSDYPIFYLSLLATASYVGGIISYFIGVSITKIPAIHRQMELNLARHIKNTRKWGGFLIIVGALLPIPFAMTSIAAGIIRFPFVSYLMFGLLRYVRFYAYALVIFEMV, encoded by the coding sequence ATGAAAAATAAGGATGTAAAATCCAAAAAAAAATCGCGGTTGCGTTTATTGCACCAGTATTACAGCTATACCGGTTTTTACAGGTTTGTTGGAAAGAGTGTAAAAAAAGCAATTATCCCTATATTATTGGTTATTGCAGCTGTTCTGGCGCTTGACTTTTACGTACTTGACCTTAATAAATTATTGGTTACTGTTACTGAAACCTACCCGCCAGCCGGAATAATCGCGGTATTTCTTGCTTCTGAATCTATCCTGGGTCTTATTCCGCCGGAGCTTTTTATTGCCTGGGCCGGAAAGTCAGATTATCCAATCTTCTATTTATCCCTCCTCGCCACCGCATCTTACGTAGGTGGAATCATATCGTATTTTATAGGAGTATCTATTACAAAAATACCGGCCATTCACCGGCAAATGGAATTAAACCTTGCAAGGCATATTAAAAACACCCGCAAATGGGGAGGATTTTTAATTATTGTAGGAGCCCTTCTCCCAATACCATTTGCAATGACCAGTATTGCGGCAGGGATCATTCGGTTCCCTTTTGTAAGCTACCTTATGTTCGGGCTTTTACGTTATGTACGCTTTTATGCCTATGCCCTTGTAATATTCGAAATGGTCTAA
- a CDS encoding FUSC family protein, which yields MKSTDFSKALILGSAITLPITLGVYFERFEFGLAIALGALLCSSSDVSGSQRHKNIGIIFSAVLAVLVSLAGGYLVFNSWLFVPVLGFIMFAISYLAVFGFRASLISFSGLFAMVLSFANTYEFIEVYERALFIGVGGLWYLGLNMVWQALNPRSQTDQYIAQTLDLTSTYLETRGKLITPGASRLELFKKLLDLQAELNDKHETLREILMSARKTSGSSSYERKRLLIFIQLVDVLELAMANPVNYEKMDGLMLQHKEKILLFQTLIFKMAGRLNFIALNIRHGHKLPPLQDLHVALEEVKKGISLYGRELNYIPDEGSFMLQNLYDYQEKQVEKISKIEQLLITKEQGELGVIKKDEAARFLTPQEYDPKILIENFGFGSSIFKHSLRLAIVVMIGYAIGAYFSLQNAYWILLTIIVIMRPNYGLTKTRSKQRTAGTLIGAAIAVGIVLLTQNVVIYGVLSVVSLIIAFAMVQKNYKTSAIFVTLSVVFIYALLEPNVLDVIQYRVVDTLIGAGLATLGNILLWPSWEFFGIKTTIADSISANREYFKEVAGFYQKKGKVSTSYKVSRKQAFLGLGNLSAAFQRMTQEPRSKQKNLEKIYEVVVLNHSFLSSLASFGTYIQNHTTTPASSQVIIYAEIIDQNLERALAFLKEKEILSPPDPSRQKEAEKYFDQKFERIQSISPENKILGEATVSSLQEAQLVYEQLKWLQEISIKLEKKLQEINF from the coding sequence TTGAAAAGTACCGATTTTTCAAAGGCGCTTATTCTGGGTTCGGCAATTACCCTCCCAATAACCTTGGGAGTATATTTTGAGCGGTTTGAATTTGGATTGGCAATTGCCTTGGGAGCATTGCTTTGCTCATCCAGTGACGTTAGCGGGAGCCAGCGGCACAAAAATATTGGGATAATTTTCTCAGCGGTGCTGGCTGTATTGGTAAGTCTTGCCGGAGGTTATCTGGTTTTTAATTCCTGGCTTTTTGTTCCTGTTCTGGGTTTTATCATGTTTGCAATTTCTTACCTGGCGGTTTTTGGATTCCGTGCATCGCTTATAAGTTTCTCAGGTTTGTTTGCTATGGTGCTTAGTTTCGCCAATACCTATGAATTTATAGAAGTTTATGAGCGGGCGCTTTTTATAGGGGTTGGCGGGCTCTGGTATCTGGGATTGAATATGGTGTGGCAGGCGCTGAACCCCCGAAGCCAGACAGATCAATATATTGCCCAAACGCTGGATCTTACTTCAACGTATCTTGAAACCAGGGGTAAATTAATTACGCCGGGAGCTTCCAGGCTGGAGCTTTTTAAAAAACTGTTAGACCTGCAGGCAGAGTTGAATGACAAACACGAAACCCTGCGGGAAATTTTAATGTCGGCAAGAAAGACATCCGGAAGTTCCAGTTATGAACGCAAACGCTTACTTATTTTTATACAGCTTGTAGATGTCCTGGAACTAGCCATGGCAAATCCCGTGAATTATGAAAAAATGGACGGGTTAATGTTACAGCATAAAGAGAAGATCCTCCTTTTTCAAACGCTTATCTTTAAAATGGCCGGCAGGCTTAATTTTATCGCCCTCAATATAAGGCACGGCCATAAATTACCTCCATTACAGGACTTGCATGTTGCTCTGGAAGAAGTAAAAAAAGGGATTTCATTGTACGGAAGAGAACTTAATTATATACCCGATGAAGGTTCTTTTATGCTTCAAAACCTTTATGATTACCAGGAAAAACAAGTTGAAAAGATATCTAAAATAGAACAGCTTTTAATAACCAAAGAGCAGGGAGAACTTGGAGTGATCAAGAAAGATGAAGCGGCCAGGTTCTTAACTCCGCAGGAATATGACCCCAAGATCCTTATTGAAAATTTTGGTTTTGGTTCATCCATTTTTAAGCATTCCCTTAGGCTTGCAATAGTGGTAATGATAGGCTATGCAATAGGCGCCTATTTTTCACTGCAAAATGCCTATTGGATCCTTCTTACCATTATCGTGATCATGAGGCCTAATTACGGGCTTACAAAAACGCGCTCAAAACAAAGAACAGCAGGAACATTAATAGGTGCCGCAATTGCGGTGGGAATTGTACTGCTTACCCAAAATGTGGTGATCTATGGGGTACTTTCAGTAGTTTCATTGATAATAGCTTTTGCAATGGTGCAGAAGAACTATAAGACCTCTGCAATATTTGTAACCTTGAGTGTGGTCTTTATTTACGCGCTGCTGGAACCCAATGTTCTGGATGTAATTCAATACAGAGTGGTAGATACTCTAATCGGAGCGGGACTGGCAACCCTTGGAAATATTTTACTTTGGCCTTCCTGGGAATTCTTCGGAATTAAAACTACAATAGCAGATAGTATAAGTGCCAATAGGGAGTATTTTAAAGAGGTGGCAGGTTTTTATCAAAAAAAAGGAAAGGTTTCTACTTCCTATAAGGTTTCCAGAAAGCAGGCATTCCTGGGATTGGGAAATCTAAGTGCTGCCTTTCAACGTATGACACAGGAACCAAGATCCAAGCAAAAGAATTTGGAGAAGATCTATGAGGTGGTGGTACTTAATCATAGTTTTTTATCTTCTCTTGCTTCCTTTGGTACGTATATTCAAAATCATACCACCACTCCGGCATCTTCTCAGGTAATTATTTATGCTGAAATTATTGATCAAAACCTGGAACGGGCTTTGGCATTTTTAAAGGAGAAGGAAATCCTTTCTCCGCCAGATCCCTCCCGGCAAAAGGAAGCTGAAAAATATTTTGATCAAAAATTTGAAAGAATACAAAGCATTTCTCCTGAAAATAAAATTCTGGGGGAAGCAACCGTGAGTAGTTTACAAGAGGCCCAGTTGGTTTATGAACAATTAAAATGGCTTCAGGAAATTTCAATAAAACTTGAAAAAAAATTACAGGAGATCAATTTTTAA
- a CDS encoding mechanosensitive ion channel family protein, whose product MFENFNFKTVSCYLEEYFIEQGMNVLVASYLNLFINITALVLLVLAINFLIRRFVIEAFQAFTNKTKTTFDDFLVKSKFPKYVGQIVPILLINYSAPYILINHPFLLKTVNLIMHIYVILLVIWIFRSLLRTTKNYLKTQEEYRDKPIDSYIQVVIIFVWIVGIMFIISELTGQSVVSFAISLGAASAILLLIFKDTILGFVASIQVSVNDIVRIGDWITFSKFGADGSVTEINLATVRVQNWDNTYTTIPTYSLIADSFQNWRGMQESPGRRIKRAIFIKQNSVKFVSSVELEELKKISLIAPYLNHRQKEIDKFNSGNQVNKDIPINGRNQTNLGIFRKYVDAYLHEHSAVHKEMYIIVRHLAPTPQGIPVEILCFSRDKRWENFEYISADIFDHIIAAVPYFHLQLFEAPSGDDIRMYLKTEQKD is encoded by the coding sequence ATGTTTGAAAATTTTAATTTCAAGACTGTAAGCTGTTACCTGGAAGAATATTTTATTGAACAGGGAATGAATGTGTTAGTGGCAAGCTATCTCAACCTGTTTATTAATATTACCGCTTTAGTGCTGTTGGTCCTGGCAATTAATTTTCTTATCAGGCGATTTGTAATTGAAGCATTTCAGGCATTTACCAATAAAACAAAAACTACTTTTGATGATTTTTTGGTAAAGAGCAAATTTCCCAAATATGTAGGGCAAATTGTACCCATTCTTCTAATAAATTATTCAGCCCCTTATATATTGATCAATCACCCCTTTCTTTTGAAAACGGTGAATTTAATAATGCATATTTATGTAATTCTCCTGGTAATCTGGATCTTCAGGAGTTTGTTGAGAACCACAAAGAATTATCTAAAAACACAGGAAGAATACCGGGATAAACCCATTGACAGTTACATTCAGGTGGTAATTATTTTTGTGTGGATTGTAGGTATCATGTTCATTATTTCAGAGCTTACAGGCCAATCTGTAGTAAGCTTTGCTATTTCACTGGGGGCGGCTTCCGCCATATTATTGCTTATTTTCAAGGATACTATATTGGGGTTTGTAGCTTCTATTCAGGTGTCTGTAAATGATATTGTAAGAATTGGTGACTGGATTACTTTCAGCAAATTTGGGGCAGATGGAAGTGTGACCGAAATTAATCTGGCTACGGTGAGAGTTCAGAATTGGGATAATACCTATACCACTATACCTACCTATAGTCTTATTGCAGATTCCTTTCAAAACTGGAGGGGAATGCAGGAATCACCTGGGAGGAGGATAAAAAGAGCAATTTTTATTAAGCAAAATTCAGTGAAATTTGTGAGCAGCGTGGAATTGGAAGAGCTTAAAAAAATATCGCTCATTGCACCCTATCTAAATCACAGGCAAAAGGAAATAGATAAATTTAACTCGGGAAACCAGGTAAACAAGGATATTCCAATTAATGGCCGTAATCAGACAAATTTGGGGATATTCAGGAAATATGTAGATGCATATTTACATGAACATTCTGCAGTGCATAAGGAAATGTACATTATTGTAAGGCATCTTGCACCTACCCCCCAGGGAATTCCTGTTGAAATACTATGTTTTAGCCGTGACAAACGCTGGGAAAATTTTGAATATATAAGTGCCGATATTTTTGACCATATAATTGCCGCCGTCCCTTATTTCCATTTGCAGCTTTTTGAAGCTCCATCGGGCGATGATATACGTATGTACCTGAAGACAGAACAAAAGGACTAA
- a CDS encoding DEAD/DEAH box helicase → MGFADLGVSKDIEKGLKELGIVTPTEIQEAAIPVLIREKIDFIGQAQTGTGKTAAFGLPLLAKIDANKEQVQALILAPTRELGQQIAKQLFRFTKYSNKVFTEAVYGGEKIDIQIARLNRPTHIVVATPGRLIDLLNKKAVDISKIETLILDEADEMLSMGFKDELTKILKETKGKRNVWLFSATIPKELNDIINTYVSPDAIRVNVGKSEVVNAGINHQYVTGDDSNKLDTLAQFLKSQGKNRGIIFTRTKAVAKVLAKQLAAKNYEAGLLEGDMLQRDRDKVMRAFKNKTLKVLVATDVAARGIDVDNLAYVIHYQLPDQNDYYTHRSGRTARAGKTGISLVLVNSKEQRRIWELEKELGIKFLKIK, encoded by the coding sequence ATGGGTTTTGCAGATTTAGGTGTTTCAAAGGATATTGAAAAAGGATTAAAAGAATTAGGAATTGTAACTCCCACAGAGATACAGGAGGCGGCAATTCCGGTTTTAATAAGAGAAAAGATCGATTTTATTGGCCAGGCACAGACAGGGACGGGAAAAACGGCCGCTTTTGGTCTTCCCTTACTTGCCAAAATAGACGCGAACAAAGAACAGGTGCAAGCCCTTATCCTTGCCCCAACAAGAGAATTGGGACAGCAAATAGCCAAACAATTATTCAGGTTCACCAAATATTCCAATAAGGTTTTTACTGAAGCGGTGTATGGAGGTGAAAAAATTGATATACAAATTGCCCGTTTAAACAGGCCTACTCATATTGTAGTAGCTACACCCGGCAGGCTTATTGACCTGCTCAACAAAAAGGCCGTTGATATTTCGAAAATTGAAACTCTTATTCTTGATGAAGCAGATGAGATGCTAAGCATGGGGTTTAAAGATGAACTCACAAAGATTCTTAAAGAAACGAAGGGAAAAAGAAATGTATGGTTATTTTCAGCCACAATTCCAAAAGAGCTTAATGATATTATAAACACGTACGTTTCTCCGGACGCTATAAGGGTTAATGTTGGAAAATCTGAAGTGGTAAATGCGGGAATTAACCATCAATATGTAACAGGGGACGACAGTAATAAGCTGGACACTCTTGCACAATTCTTAAAAAGCCAGGGGAAAAACCGTGGCATAATTTTTACCCGAACCAAAGCGGTGGCAAAAGTGTTGGCCAAACAGCTTGCGGCAAAGAATTATGAAGCAGGACTTCTGGAAGGCGATATGCTGCAAAGGGACAGGGACAAGGTAATGAGAGCTTTTAAGAATAAGACCTTAAAGGTGCTTGTGGCTACAGATGTTGCTGCCCGGGGTATTGATGTTGATAACCTGGCATATGTGATTCATTACCAATTACCAGATCAAAATGATTATTACACCCACCGTAGTGGCCGTACTGCGCGCGCCGGTAAAACAGGGATCTCGCTTGTTTTAGTGAACAGTAAAGAGCAACGCCGTATATGGGAGCTGGAAAAGGAACTTGGAATAAAATTCTTAAAGATCAAATAA
- the galE gene encoding UDP-glucose 4-epimerase GalE yields MKAKILVTGGLGFIGSHTVVALLEQDYDVVIIDNLSNSSIEVLGGITKITGRTPEFENFDLRNKEQVIEFFDKYPEINGVIHFAASKAVGESVENPLLYYENNLSTLIHLLKQLSKKQDANFIFSSSCTVYGQADTLPISEDAPVKKAMSPYGNTKQIGEEIIEDTCKVHPNLKAISLRYFNPVGAHPSAEIGELPIGTPQNLIPFLTQTAIGKREQLSVFGDDYPTSDGTCIRDYIHVMDLAQAHIIALERLMQNKAENNYNVFNLGTGKGNSVLEVIKTFENSTGVDLPYKIVGRREGDITAAYADTGKANSVLNWKAKYTLDDALKSAWKWENKVKEKETQE; encoded by the coding sequence ATGAAAGCAAAAATTTTAGTAACAGGAGGATTGGGATTTATAGGTTCCCATACAGTTGTTGCGCTACTTGAACAGGATTACGATGTGGTAATTATAGATAACCTTTCAAATTCTTCTATAGAAGTTCTTGGGGGTATTACCAAAATTACCGGGAGAACCCCTGAATTCGAAAATTTTGATCTTCGAAATAAAGAGCAGGTCATAGAATTCTTTGATAAATATCCTGAAATAAATGGGGTAATTCATTTTGCCGCCTCCAAAGCGGTAGGGGAAAGTGTGGAGAATCCCTTGTTATATTACGAGAACAATTTATCTACCTTGATCCACCTATTAAAACAGCTTAGCAAGAAACAAGATGCGAATTTCATTTTTAGCTCTTCCTGTACGGTTTATGGTCAGGCAGACACTTTACCCATAAGTGAGGACGCCCCGGTAAAAAAGGCGATGTCCCCTTATGGAAATACTAAGCAAATAGGAGAAGAGATTATTGAAGATACCTGTAAAGTGCATCCTAATTTAAAAGCGATCTCCCTTAGATATTTCAATCCTGTGGGCGCCCATCCAAGTGCTGAAATTGGCGAATTACCCATTGGCACTCCACAAAACCTTATTCCTTTCCTTACACAAACCGCGATTGGAAAAAGGGAACAACTATCAGTCTTTGGAGATGATTACCCCACCAGTGACGGAACCTGTATAAGGGATTATATTCATGTAATGGACCTTGCCCAGGCCCATATTATTGCCCTGGAAAGGTTAATGCAAAATAAAGCTGAAAATAACTATAATGTGTTTAATCTGGGTACAGGAAAAGGTAATTCGGTTCTGGAAGTAATAAAAACCTTTGAAAATTCCACCGGAGTAGATCTGCCATACAAGATAGTGGGTAGAAGGGAAGGTGATATCACCGCTGCCTACGCCGATACCGGAAAGGCAAATTCGGTTCTTAATTGGAAAGCTAAATATACCCTGGATGATGCTTTAAAAAGCGCCTGGAAATGGGAGAATAAGGTTAAGGAAAAGGAAACCCAGGAGTAG
- a CDS encoding NADP-dependent oxidoreductase produces MNKTILLKNRPKGKPTLEDFQFSDEETPVPAEGEILLKTLYVSVDPYLRGRMRDEGSYIEPFKLNEPIESGIIAEVIESHNPNFKEGDYVNGTLKWKEYQTVSGHGINKVDKNLAPLTVFLGVLGLTGITAFLGLEKIGKLKEGETLLVSGAGGAVGSIAGQIGKIKGCRVIGIAGSDEKINRIKQEFGFDEGINYKTSQDLQKEIKEKCPNGVDVYFDNVGGEILDAALANINKFGRVILCGAISLYNKSEIPKGPRPEGILIKNSVLMQGFIVRDYAKDFGPAIKTLSGWLREDKIKYSETIVDGFENIPQAFLDLFEGKNKGKMIVKI; encoded by the coding sequence ATGAATAAAACAATCCTCCTTAAAAACCGACCTAAAGGTAAGCCCACCCTGGAAGATTTTCAGTTTAGTGATGAAGAAACCCCAGTTCCTGCAGAAGGGGAAATTTTGCTTAAAACACTGTATGTTTCTGTAGATCCCTATTTACGCGGTAGAATGCGCGATGAAGGTTCTTATATAGAACCTTTCAAGCTCAACGAGCCTATCGAATCTGGTATTATTGCAGAAGTGATAGAATCTCATAACCCTAATTTTAAAGAAGGAGATTATGTAAACGGTACGCTTAAATGGAAAGAGTATCAAACTGTTTCAGGCCACGGTATCAATAAGGTAGATAAAAACCTCGCCCCTCTTACAGTTTTTCTTGGAGTATTGGGCTTAACAGGAATTACCGCCTTCTTGGGCCTGGAAAAAATAGGCAAATTAAAAGAGGGAGAAACACTTCTGGTTTCCGGAGCCGGTGGCGCTGTAGGTAGTATAGCCGGTCAAATAGGCAAAATAAAAGGCTGCAGGGTTATAGGAATTGCAGGCTCTGATGAAAAGATAAACCGCATCAAACAAGAATTCGGGTTTGATGAGGGGATCAATTATAAAACTTCCCAAGACCTTCAAAAGGAAATAAAAGAAAAGTGTCCCAATGGGGTTGATGTATATTTTGATAATGTAGGCGGAGAGATCCTGGATGCAGCCCTTGCTAATATCAATAAATTTGGCAGAGTGATCCTTTGTGGGGCTATTTCACTCTATAATAAAAGTGAGATTCCAAAAGGCCCAAGACCTGAAGGTATACTTATAAAAAACAGTGTTCTTATGCAGGGTTTTATAGTACGGGATTATGCCAAGGATTTTGGGCCTGCGATAAAAACCCTTTCCGGCTGGCTCAGGGAGGATAAAATAAAATATTCAGAAACTATTGTTGATGGATTTGAAAATATTCCACAAGCCTTCCTCGATCTTTTTGAAGGAAAGAATAAAGGAAAAATGATCGTAAAAATTTAA
- a CDS encoding SDR family oxidoreductase, with product MEPFDGKVALITGGSKGIGYGVAEALLKLNMRVAITSRSLKSAEDAAKKLTEIGRGKVLGVVADVRNYSSQVEAARVVEEKWGQLDVLVANAGIGHFGNIEDLSVEDWQETIDTNLSGVFYSIKAALPFLKKSKGYIITISSLAGTNFFEGGAAYNASKFGVTGMTQAIMLDLRKFGINVSTIMPGSVATHFNDNEPSDKDSWKIQKEDIGELIVNLLSMNPRVLSSKIEVRPSQPPSK from the coding sequence ATGGAACCATTTGATGGAAAAGTTGCCTTAATTACCGGAGGAAGTAAGGGTATTGGCTACGGCGTGGCCGAAGCCTTACTAAAATTAAATATGCGGGTAGCTATTACCAGCCGTTCGCTAAAATCGGCTGAAGACGCTGCCAAAAAACTTACAGAAATTGGCCGTGGAAAAGTTTTGGGAGTAGTGGCCGATGTTAGGAATTACAGCAGTCAGGTTGAAGCTGCCAGAGTTGTAGAGGAAAAATGGGGACAGTTGGATGTTCTGGTAGCCAATGCGGGAATTGGCCATTTTGGCAATATTGAGGACCTGAGTGTTGAAGATTGGCAGGAAACTATTGACACCAATTTAAGCGGAGTGTTTTACAGTATCAAAGCTGCATTGCCTTTTCTTAAAAAATCAAAGGGCTATATAATTACCATTTCAAGTCTTGCGGGCACCAATTTTTTTGAAGGAGGTGCAGCGTATAATGCAAGTAAATTTGGAGTCACCGGAATGACTCAGGCAATAATGCTGGATCTACGGAAATTTGGTATCAATGTGAGTACAATAATGCCGGGCTCTGTAGCTACCCACTTTAACGACAATGAGCCGTCAGACAAAGATTCCTGGAAGATCCAGAAAGAAGATATTGGGGAATTAATAGTAAACTTATTAAGTATGAACCCACGGGTATTATCCAGTAAAATAGAGGTGAGGCCATCTCAACCGCCCTCCAAATAG
- a CDS encoding endonuclease/exonuclease/phosphatase family protein yields the protein MKLKPFLQAFGLVAIIFTLLPFIAADYWWIRVFDFPHIQLTILTLVALMTYFIRFDLKRAEDYVFAAALGACFIFQLGKIYPYIPHGNYDLKEANMEADAVKMKFYIANVYQDNEKPGKLIQEIKNRDADVVLLMETNTRWMNDVSQAVANYPHRVEVPLDNTYGMLLYSKFPLKNEQVKYLVDDSIPSIHTILQLPDGKEVQLFCIHPTPPMPQENPSSTDRDAEMMLIAKSSKGNKLPVIVAGDFNDVAWSQSTTLFKDLSGLLDPRIGRGFYNTFSANSYIMRWPLDHFFASDEFRLITMELGKDIDSDHFPAYFEVQLEPEKAAEQTPEEPTQEQKQDAEEQIKEAREDKEKEKKE from the coding sequence ATGAAATTAAAACCGTTCCTGCAGGCATTTGGATTAGTAGCCATAATATTTACCCTTTTGCCTTTTATCGCTGCCGATTACTGGTGGATAAGGGTATTTGATTTTCCTCATATACAGCTTACCATACTTACCCTGGTAGCACTAATGACCTATTTCATAAGATTTGACCTTAAGCGTGCAGAGGATTACGTTTTTGCCGCTGCTTTGGGGGCATGTTTTATTTTCCAGCTCGGTAAGATCTATCCCTATATTCCTCATGGAAATTATGATCTTAAAGAAGCAAACATGGAGGCCGATGCGGTTAAGATGAAGTTTTATATTGCCAACGTTTATCAGGATAATGAAAAACCGGGTAAACTCATTCAGGAAATTAAAAACAGGGATGCAGATGTGGTTTTGCTAATGGAAACCAATACCCGCTGGATGAATGATGTAAGCCAGGCCGTAGCAAATTATCCGCATCGCGTTGAGGTGCCATTGGATAATACCTATGGGATGCTTTTATATTCAAAATTTCCTTTAAAAAATGAGCAGGTAAAATACCTGGTAGATGACAGTATTCCATCTATACACACTATTTTACAATTACCTGACGGGAAAGAAGTACAATTGTTTTGCATTCACCCCACCCCCCCAATGCCACAGGAAAACCCGTCTTCAACAGATAGGGATGCTGAAATGATGCTGATAGCCAAGAGTTCCAAAGGGAACAAATTGCCGGTTATCGTAGCAGGGGATTTTAATGATGTCGCCTGGTCACAATCTACAACGCTGTTTAAAGATCTAAGCGGATTACTGGATCCCCGAATTGGACGGGGTTTTTACAACACCTTTAGTGCAAACAGTTATATAATGAGATGGCCACTGGATCATTTCTTTGCATCAGATGAGTTTAGGTTAATAACTATGGAATTGGGAAAAGATATAGATTCAGATCATTTCCCGGCCTATTTTGAGGTACAGCTCGAACCTGAAAAGGCTGCTGAACAAACTCCTGAAGAACCAACTCAGGAACAGAAACAAGATGCCGAAGAACAAATTAAGGAGGCTCGGGAAGATAAAGAAAAAGAAAAAAAGGAGTAA
- a CDS encoding DUF1206 domain-containing protein: MDNSLKTIARIGYVAKGIVYGLTGILTSLAAFNMGGEKTDQLKVLAFLEEQTFGNILLALLGAGLLCYSFWRFIQSISDPENIGDDKKAKVQRIAYFISGCIYFVLGLLAFCRVFAVGGPGSGSGSGNSVQQSSWISTDVGLILVGFVGLCFIGTGIYQFVRLFKLDFVKKFQLKSIHDEKRRKTILNSAYMGMSARGIIFLIIGYFAMQAAFTADPSEIKTTMEAFSFLEDSSYGAWVLGVVAAGLVAYAIFMFMMAKYRKFKG, encoded by the coding sequence ATGGATAATTCTTTAAAAACAATTGCCCGCATTGGTTATGTGGCCAAAGGCATCGTATATGGTTTGACCGGAATTCTCACTTCCCTGGCAGCCTTTAATATGGGTGGTGAAAAAACAGATCAGTTAAAAGTTTTGGCTTTTCTTGAAGAACAAACTTTTGGGAATATATTACTGGCTTTATTGGGGGCAGGACTTTTATGCTATTCATTCTGGAGGTTCATCCAGTCCATCTCTGACCCCGAGAATATAGGGGATGATAAAAAAGCTAAAGTCCAAAGAATTGCGTATTTTATAAGTGGTTGTATTTACTTTGTATTGGGATTGCTGGCTTTTTGCAGGGTTTTTGCGGTGGGAGGTCCAGGTTCGGGGTCCGGGTCTGGAAATTCAGTACAACAATCTTCCTGGATATCTACAGATGTTGGATTGATCCTTGTGGGATTTGTGGGGCTATGTTTTATTGGGACAGGGATCTATCAATTTGTAAGATTGTTTAAGCTGGATTTTGTGAAAAAATTTCAGCTCAAATCTATTCATGATGAAAAGCGACGCAAAACCATTCTTAACAGTGCATATATGGGGATGAGCGCCCGCGGGATCATCTTTCTTATAATTGGATATTTTGCGATGCAGGCTGCCTTTACCGCAGATCCTTCAGAAATTAAAACCACCATGGAAGCATTTTCCTTTTTAGAGGATTCTTCTTATGGAGCCTGGGTACTTGGGGTAGTTGCCGCAGGTTTGGTTGCTTATGCCATCTTTATGTTCATGATGGCAAAATACAGGAAATTCAAAGGCTAG
- a CDS encoding DUF3817 domain-containing protein encodes MRLENQIRTFRWVSILEGISFLLLLFLAMPLKYFFDKPLMVQIVGMAHGVLFIAYLLGAFWMYKPLNWQPKTLLVVIACSVVPFGPFYVENKYL; translated from the coding sequence ATGCGTTTAGAAAATCAAATCAGGACTTTTAGATGGGTAAGCATACTTGAAGGGATATCTTTCCTCTTATTATTATTTCTTGCAATGCCTTTGAAATATTTTTTTGATAAACCTCTTATGGTCCAAATAGTAGGGATGGCACATGGTGTCCTGTTTATTGCGTACCTTTTGGGGGCCTTTTGGATGTATAAACCTTTAAATTGGCAGCCAAAAACTCTATTGGTGGTCATTGCCTGTTCTGTTGTTCCATTTGGGCCATTTTATGTAGAAAACAAATATTTGTAA
- a CDS encoding YqaE/Pmp3 family membrane protein → MSLLTIILNIFLPPLAVFLKHGLGTTFLISVLLTMLGWLPGVIHAFLVNGSR, encoded by the coding sequence ATGTCTTTACTCACAATTATTTTGAATATATTTCTTCCCCCCCTGGCGGTTTTCCTAAAACATGGTTTAGGGACAACTTTCCTGATAAGTGTTCTATTGACAATGCTTGGATGGTTGCCCGGGGTGATACACGCTTTCCTGGTTAACGGAAGCAGATAA